The segment CATAATTATTGTAGAAAAACAGAAGCAAAAGAGGGCTAGATCGATGCTAGTACTTAGAATCATACATGTATCAGCACTAACAAGCATATGAGTACGACTCTTTTCCGATATGGCTGTGCTCACATTTGCCTACGCCGCCAGGGATATAATCCAGGtcgtcgccggccggccggcggagGCAGCTGTAGTGCGCATAACAGCTCCGGCTATATACTGCAGTTGCTTCGTCTCTTGTGAGTTCAGCTCGGTAATTCAGCGCGGCCACGCCCACGAGTTCCTTCAGTACTGGTCGGGCCAGAGGAAGGCGCCCATGGCGAACTTTCTCTTGCTGTCGAGGTCGCCGTCGGCGGGGAGGCCGTACTCGCGGAGCAGGCAGTCGACGCGCCACTCCGGCATGCTCTCGTAGTCCGCCTTCTTGTACCGCGGGTAGTGCAGCGGCATCTGGAAGGCGTAGCTACTGCAATTCATCGTCTTGGGGGGGACTTCTTTCTGCTGGTCGGCGACAGCAACAACGCCGGTCTTACCACCAACGACGCTGGCTGCCTTGGCCATGTTCATGCTGCTAATGGTGCTTGGGCCTAGGGAACCCATGCTTACAGGGTGTGTGTGTAAGAGGGCAGATGTTTGTGTGTTTCTTGTGTGTAAGAGGGTAGATGTGGGGCATTTTATAGGGGAAGGAAAGAACGATGTGGAGGATGCTAGAATGTTAATGTGGTCTATGTGGAGGGAGCTAGTTGCTGAGAGAATGTTGCTGTGCGGGTCTTTGCTTGCAGTTGCACGTTGGCATTCATGTGGATCACACATTCGCTTGCAGTATTGCAATCATATACCCGCTCCTATCGTGCATGTATCAAATGATTTAGACCaattaaattaattaattaattaattaatcctTCAATGATTATTGAGCCGTGCATGATTGTTTGGGTATATTTAAGAAATTGTATGATATTTCGCCTGCTCTGAAATACAACAATAGatttaatatatttttcctAAATTAGGGCATCTTGAAGAATTCCGAAAAACAATTGGTAAATCAATAAGTTCTCAAAGTTGCTTAAAAACTAGAGAGCACACTACTAAAAAAAACTTAACCATGACGGGCAAaaggcattaaccgaggcggtttttACAACCGCCTTGATTGAAAGGTCACGATAAATCAATGATTTACCGAAGCGGTTGACATGCTTGCcaagataaataaaataaaaaacaaaaaataaataaataaacttgTGGATAGGTCCAACGAGCCCATACACGGGCCCGCCAAGCCTATCATGGGTTGCCGTTGTCGTCATCGCTCACCGCCGGGTCTAGTCTCCTCGCCACCAGATCCTCCCTCGTGGCCATCAGATCCAACCTCAGGGCCACCAGATCCGGTCTcagggccgccgccgccatgtgtTGGAGAAGGAAACGGTGCTAGGGTTTCGAGGGGATGGGGCACTGCCACTGTTGTCGGATCTGGAGAAGCTATTGGTGGCTAGGGTTTCGAGGGGATGGGGCACTGCCATTGTTGTCGGATTTGGAGAAGCTATTGGTGGTGAACACGCCACCGGGATCTCGCCCCCATGGTGGTCTGGCCCCTCGCCATGTCTGGCCTACGCGCCCACAGGAGGGCAGGAGGGGCGGATCTGGCCGGGGGAGGGGCAGGACGCCATTAGGGCCTCCATGGGCGTGCGCGTCGCCTATGCTTGGGACCGTCACCGTgggggagggaggaggaggttgGCGAGGGGCCTCCACCCGTGCGTGCCACCTCTGCTTCCTCGTCATTGTGCGCCGTGGTCTACAGGGAGAGAGAGGCGCCACCGACCGGATCTAGGAGGGAGGGGTGAGAACATGACTCGAGCTGAGGGAGGAGTCGGGCTAGGGTGTGGTTGCGACCGAGAGACTTTGTTTATATATCGAAGATGGTAGTGGGCCGGTGTGGGCTTGCGGGTTGGACTTTATTTACCGTGGCGGTTCTTATAAGAGACCGCCACAGTTAATGTATTAATCGTGGCGGTTAGCTTACAATGTCCGCCATAGTTAATAGTGATTAACCGTGGTGGTTATTTTACAATGCCTGTCACGATTAATGATTAACCATGGCGGTTAGCTTACAATACCTGCCATAGTTAATAgtcattaaccgtggcggttactTTACACTGCCTACCACGGTTAatgattaaccgtggcggttgtctGGCCGGCTAGACGGTTGCAGCCGGCCCAGAATAACCATGGCGGGCAAACATGACACCCGCCTCGGAGCCCTTATGTGAAATGCTGTGCAAAATGAAACATGTAGTACTAGCATATGTGTTGTCTTTCTCCGACCATTTCCAATATTTCACTCTTAAAAGTTAGGAAACAATTTTGTATCAAGAATCTCAGACCATTGTTGAATCGCACAAGTCACTTTTATACTTTATTTCTCTCTTGTATATTTCCATTAGGAACTCCGTCTGTTGGCCTTTCTTCTCCCAACATCCTTTCACCTTCGGCGGCCGTTGGATATGTATGTGTATATTTCTGCACGATAAATTGATTTTTCCCAAGTGTGGAAAGACTCATTACTTGGTTCTAAATTCTTTAGATACTTTATAtattaggatggagggagtaccttgGTTAACCTCTATTTGAGGTGATCCATGAAAGGCATATGTTCGCTTTGTGATTGagttcttttatttatatattatgaTAGTTTCCGAATGATAAATACAACATGGAAAATAACCATTTTA is part of the Sorghum bicolor cultivar BTx623 chromosome 10, Sorghum_bicolor_NCBIv3, whole genome shotgun sequence genome and harbors:
- the LOC8058842 gene encoding uncharacterized protein LOC8058842, producing MGSLGPSTISSMNMAKAASVVGGKTGVVAVADQQKEVPPKTMNCSSYAFQMPLHYPRYKKADYESMPEWRVDCLLREYGLPADGDLDSKRKFAMGAFLWPDQY